A genomic window from Nicotiana sylvestris chromosome 11, ASM39365v2, whole genome shotgun sequence includes:
- the LOC138881084 gene encoding uncharacterized protein: protein MTIDRLANWGVQANTICCLCNEIVESHAHLFGECKFANIVWGRLMQWIQINASPSLSYTQKMAWIIKQAKGTPCKAKIVKMVYSDHIHGIWMERNNRIFGETMKTAEQVAREIACVCNIRAK from the coding sequence ATGACAATAGATAGGCTTGCTAACTGGGGAGTCCAAGCAAACACAATTTGTTGCTTGTGTAATGAAATAGTTGAGTCACATGCACATTTGTTTGGTGAATGCAAATTCGCTAACATAGTATGGGGAAGGCTTATGCAATGGATTCAAATCAATGCGAGTCCATCACTGTCATACACACAGAAGATGGCATGGATAATAAAGCAAGCCAAAGGGACACCATGCAAAGCAAAAATTGTGAAAATGGTATACTCCGATCATATACATGGGATATGGATGGAGAGAAACAACAGAATTTTTGGTGAGACAATGAAGACTGCAGAACAAGTGGCAAGGGAAATAGCATGTGTTTGCAACATAAGAGCTAAATGA
- the LOC138881083 gene encoding uncharacterized protein, giving the protein MKNTSDKHATTLIVSGFTGTLKNWWDNYLSEENSNQILNAKAVITVVKTENNTQIAEQESKEDATATLIYCIAKHFIGEPKLFQDRSLELLNNLSCPKLTDFRGYKDMFIEKVMVREDCNKPFWKERFFSGLPRLFVKKVRTKIRDRFNGQIPYDNLTYRDLISFINVTGLDLCTDLKLKSLIKKDRLQSKAELGSFCQDFGYKSIAAPSKRVSKKHRSSDKPKGRHRRK; this is encoded by the coding sequence ATGAAAAATACGTCAGATAAACACGCAACAACCTTAATAGTATCAGGCTTTACTGGTACATTAAAAAATTGGTGGGATAATTACCTTTCCGAAGAAAATAGTAATCAAATCCTGAATGCCAAAGCAGTAATAACTGttgtaaaaactgaaaataaTACTCAAATAGCAGAGCAAGAATCTAAAGAAGACGCTACTGCAACTTTAATCTACTGTATAGCCAAACATTTTATTGGTGAACCAAAATTATTTCAGGATAGAAGTCTTGAACTTCTAAATAATCTTAGCTGCCCAAAATTAACAGACTTTAGGGGGTATAAAGATATGTTCATAGAAAAGGTAATGGTCAGAGAAGACTGCAATAAACCTTTTTGGAAGGAAAGATTTTTTAGTGGATTACCCAGATTATTTGTCAAAAAGGTAAGAACTAAAATTAGAGATAGGTTTAATGGTCAAATTCCATATGACAATCTTACGTATCGAGACTTAATAAGTTTTATCAATGTTACCGGTTTAGACTTATGTACAGACCTAAAACTTAAAAGTCTTATTAAAAAGGATAGACTACAGTCCAAAGCTGAGCTTGGTAGTTTTTGCCAAGACTTCGGCTACAAATCAATAGCCGCTCCATCAAAAAGAGTGTCAAAGAAACACAGATCTTCAGATAAACCTAAAGGACGCCACAGGCgtaaataa
- the LOC104217698 gene encoding uncharacterized protein has protein sequence MILSYIPPEIVDGNIVVKADKEEIEEQNKKWECALIIYVIGDMSRYKFMEKYIAQAWSKVNIPDLFLHDEGYYIAKFDTIGDLKDILYGGPYTINGRLMVLKQWTPEFDIKAEVLMEIPLWVTIPNLPMSYWGNKTLSKLASAIGKPLFADECITKQIRISYARILVEANVTKKLPTEVTLQETSGKQIQLQVEYEWKPKYCINCMEIGYDCTVEKKVRKEEQYRGNQKQGKVITKWQVKGQGQQQQTDLKGEPSKAIRQENDNEDVGNNGKLQIVRDKGKAKELQDVYQREEWPTLPSNSRMTLGRTTITTANAFQILQQERKWRRLGHLTWEVESLFINDLVNLEY, from the coding sequence ATGATATTATCATATATTCCTCCGGAAATTGTTGATGGTAACATTGTGGTTAAAGCAGAtaaagaagaaattgaagaaCAGAACAAAAAATGGGAATGTGCCTTAATTATCTATGTGATTGGGGATATGTCTAGATATAAATTCATGGAGAAATATATAGCTCAAGCTTGGAGTAAAGTTAATATACCAGATCTGTTTCTTCATGATGAAGGTTATTACATAGCAAAATTTGATACCATAGGAGACTTGAAAGATATTCTATATGGTGGACCTTATACCATTAATGGTAGACTTATGGTCCTGAAGCAATGGACACCTGAATTTGACATTAAGGCTGAAGTTTTGATGGAGATCCCTTTGTGGGTCACTATCCCTAATTTGCCTATGAGCTACTGGGGAAACAAGACTTTAAGTAAGCTGGCAAGTGCTATTGGGAAGCCTCTCTTTGCAGATGAATGTATAACAAAACAGATTAGAATTTCCTATGCCAGGATTCTAGTGGAAGCTAATGTGACAAAAAAGCTTCCAACAGAGGTGACTTTGCAAGAAACATCAGGGAAACAGATCCAGTTGCAGGTGGAGTATGAATGGAAACCAAAGTATTGTATAAATTGCATGGAGATAGGGTATGACTGTACCGTGGAGAAGAAAGtcagaaaagaagaacaatacagaGGAAATCAGAAACAGGGGAAAGTTATCACAAAATGGCAAGTCAAAGGCcaaggacaacaacaacaaactgaTCTAAAGGGAGAACCAAGTAAGGCAATAAGGCAGGAAAATGATAATGAAGATGTTGGGAATAATGGCAAGCTTCAGATAGTAAGGGATAAAGGGAAAGCCAAAGAGTTGCAAGATGTATACCAAAGAGAGGAGTGGCCAACTTTGCCTAGTAACAGTAGAATGACATTGGGAAGGACAACAATAACTACAGCAAATGCCTTTCAAATTCTACAGCAGGAGAGGAAATGGAGGAGACTAGGCCACCTGACCTGGGAGGTGGAATCATTATTCATCAATGACTTGGTTAATCTGGAATATTAG